The DNA window CGATCCGGCCAAGCCCGGGCAAGTGCTCACGCAGAGCGGCTGGGAGACGCCGTCGGAGCACCAGGAGACCATATTGGTCAAGGGCGCGCCGGCCGAAACGCTGGTGGTGCGCGAAACCTCGCTCGGCCCGATCCGCGAAGCGATGGGCCGCAGCTACGCGGTGCATTGGACCGCGCACACGCTGGCGGCCGTCAACGTGAACGTCCAGAAGCTGGAGGGCGCCGATACGCTGGACCAGGCCTTGGCGATCGCGCCGACCCTTGGCATTCCGGCGCAGAACTTCGTCGGCGGCGACGACAAGGGCAACATCGGCTGGACCGTCGCCGGTCCGCTGCCGCGCCGCGCGCCGGCCGGCGTGGAGATCACCTATCCATTGAGCGCCGACGACAAGGCCGGCGTGTGGGATGGCTGGCTGACGCCGGCCGAATATCCGAAGGTGGTCAATCCCGCCAGCGGCCAGCTGGCCACCGCCAACAGCCGTCAGCTGGCCGGCGCCGGCGCGGCGTTCCTCGGCGACGGCGGCTTCGATCTGGGCGCCCGCACGCACCAGGTGCGCGAGGACCTGACGGCGCTGGGCGCGAAGACCGACGTCAAGAAGGTCTACGCCATCGCGCTGGACGACCGCGCGGTGTTCCTGACGCCGTGGCGCAAGCGCGCCATCGCGGCGCTCGACGGCAAGGCGGTCGCCGACCATCCGCGCCGCGCCGAAGCGCTGGAGCTGTTGAAAACCAGTTGGACCGGCAGGGCCAGCGTCGACTCGGTGGGCTACCGCATCACGCGTGCTTATATGTACGCGCTGTACGACATCCTGTTCGAGAACGCCGACCAGCAGATGGCCGCGATCGATCCGAAAGCGAGTATGGCGGCCATCAGCGCGCGCTGGCCGGTGGTGCTGGCGCGCCTGCTGGACGCGCAGCCGCCCGGATGGCTGCCGCCGCAGTTCGCCGACTGGCAGGTCTTGCAACTGACGGCGCTGGACCGCGTGATCGCCGATCTGACCAAGGACGGCGAGCCGTTTTCGGAGGCCACCTGGGGCAGGCGCAATACCGCCGCCAGCGCCCATCCGATGGCGTCGGCGCTGCCGGTGGTCGGCCGTTTCCTGAAGGTGGCGCCGGACATGTTGTCGGGCGACCAGCACATGCCGCGCGTGGCCGGACCGACGTTCGGACAGTCCGAACGCATGACGGTGACGCCGGGGCGCGAGCAGGAAGGCATATTTAATATGCCGGCGGGCCAGAGCGGCCATCCCTTGTCGCCGAATTTCCTCGGCGGACGCGAGGATTGGCTCGGCGCACGCGAGTCGCCGTTGCTGCCGGGGCCGGTGAAGCACACGCTGACGTTCGTGAAGTAAAGGCAGAACTAACCCGGCATCCCGACGCTCTAACCTGCAGGACGCAATGTGCGGTGCGTTGCGTCGCGGCACGGGGAGGCGGCGATGGATGACGGACCGGTGGTGTTGGGCATAAACCGAACGCAGGACGCCAGCGCTTGCCTGCTGCGCGGCTCGACCTTGCAGTGGGCGGTGCAGAAGGAGCGGCTGAGCCGTGTCAAGCATCACTGGGGCCGGCCGGGCGATCTGCAAGACTATTACGCGGCGCGCCTGCCGGGACTGGACGCGCCGGTCGACGTGCTGGTCGAATGTTATTCGTCCGACGCCGAGATCGACAATCTGGTCGCCTACGAGCGCGAGCTGGCCACGACCCTGAAGCTGGCGCCGCACGCGCGCCGCGCCCGCATCTCGCACCATGCGGCGCATTTATATAGCGCCTTCCATCCGTCGCCGTTCACGCGGGCCGCGGTCATGGTCATCGACGGCCAGGGCAGCGCGGTCGTCGATTTCACCGAGCATTGGGCCGACGCGGCCGCCGTGCCGGGCCACTGGCGCGAGGTGTCGTCGTTTTATATGGCCGCCCGCGACCATGTCGGGCGCATCGATTGCATCGGCAAGCAGCTGTGGGAGCGCGACGAGCAACAGCCCGCCGGCCTCGGCATGTTCTATTTCATGCTGACCCAGGCGATTTTTCCCGGCGAGGGCAACGAGGGCAAGGTGATGGGCCTGGCGCCGTTCGGCGACCCTTATGCGCTGGGCATGCCGCCGCTCGAAGTCGACGGCTGCCGGGTGTTCATGCCGGATCGCTGGCGCGCGCTGCTGGCCGAGCGCGAGCGCTTCCGCTACGCGCCGACGGGCGGCGGCGTCCTCCAGGACATCGCCAATCTGGCGGCGGCGGGCCAGTCCGCCTTCGAGGACGCGCTGTTGCAGGTGGCGCGCTGGCTGCACGCGCGCACCGGCGCCGACCAGTTGTGCTTTGCCGGCGGCACCGCGCTTAATTGTTCGGTCAACGAGCGGCTGCTGTGCGAAACGCCGTTTCGCTCGCTGTTCATCCCGCCGACGCCGGGCGACGGCGGCACCGCGCTCGGTTGCGCCGTCTACGGCCTGACCGAACTGGCCGAACGCCGCTGCGATTTCCGCTGGCGCGACGATTATCTGGGACCGCCGCCGGATGACGCCGATATCGAGGCGGCGCTGCGCGACGCCGACGACCTGCTGGTCGAGCGCCTGGATAGCCGGGAGGCCTTGTGCGCGCGCATGGTCGATCTGCTGGCCGACAACAAGGCGCTGGCGCTGTTCCAGGGGCGCAGCGAATTCGGCCCGCGCGCGCTGGGACACCGCAGCATACTGGCCGATCCGCGCGGCGAGCGGATGCGGGACTGGATCAACGCCCGCGTCAAGCAGCGCGAATGGTTTCGGCCGCTGGCGCCGGCGGTGCTGCTGGAGCGGGCCGGCGAATACTTCGACCTGATGCATCCGGCGCCGTTCATGCAATTCGCGGTGCCGGTCACCCCGTTCGGCGCCCAGCGGCTGGGCGCCACCACGCACATCGACCGCAGCGCCCGACTGCAAAGCGTGGGGCCGGATGACGACCCCTTGCTGCGCGCATTGCTGCTGGCGTTCGAGGCGCGCACCGGCGTGCCGGTGCTGCTCAACACATCGTTCAACCGCAAGGACGAACCGATCGTCGAGACACCATCGGAGGCGGTGGAGGCGTTCCGTGCCACGCCGCTGCATGCGCTGGCAATGCCACCCTACTTGGTGCGCAAAAGGGTGGAACCCGATGCACCGTTCTGAGGGCGCGCTATGATTCAGCTCTATCCCGCGCCCGCCAGCGTGCTGCCCGGACAGCGGCTGGTGCTGCACGTGTCGACCGACCGGCCGCGCTTTCGCGTGCATTTCTTCCGCTGGAGCGTGACCCTGCAGCCCGTGCTGCGCTCGGACTGGCTGCGCGGCGAACACGCGCCCCCGCGCGGACCGGACGAGGACTGGGACTGGCCCGCCTATGGTTTCGAGATCCCCGGAGACTGGAGCTCGGCCGTCTACATCGCCTGCTGCGAAGCGGACGGCGCGCCGCCGCCGGCGCCATGGATGCCGCAGGCGGCCGCGCTGTTCGTGGTGCGCGGCGCCGCGCGCGGAGGCCTGCTGGTCAAGCTGCCGTTGGCGACCTGGCACGCTTATAACCACAGCGGAGGTGGCTGCTTATACGACAATCCACCGCGCTCGACGCATCCTCCGGGCGCGCGACTGTCGCTGCGGCGTCCCGGCGGTGGCACGGGCGGCACGATCTTCGGCGCGCCGGATCATTACGACACCAGTTCGCCGCGCCAGAGCTTTGCGCACTGGGACGCGCGCTTCATCCGCTGGCTGCTGCGCAACGGATACGAGCCGGAGTTCTGCACCGACTTCGATGTCCACGCCGACCCCGGTCTGTGCGGACGCTACCGCTTGCTGCTGAGCGCCGGCCACGACGAATACTGGAGCGAGCCGGCGCGCGACCATGTGGAAGCGTTCATTGCCAACGGCGGCAACGCGGCCTTCTTCGCCGCCAATCTGTGCTGGTGGCGCATCCACTACGTCGACGAGGGCCGGGCCATGGTCTGCCACCAGGGCGGTCCGCACGGCGCGCTCGATCACTGGTGGCCGCGCGGCGGCGCCGGCCGGCCGGAGGACGCGCTGGGCGGCGCCAGTTACCGGCACGGCGGCGGATGGTGGGATGGGCCGCGCCGCAGCCGGGGCTATACGGTGCATGCCGCCGACCATTGGGCCTTCGCCGGTACCGGCCTGCGGCGCGGGGAGGTGTTCGGCGCGGATACGCGGCCACCGCTGGTCGGCTATGAGTGCGATGGTGTCCCGGTGGAGCGCGAAGCGGGAGCGGTAGCCGGGACGGGAGCGTGCGCCGGCGCTTCGGATGCCTTGCCGCGCCTGGCGCCCGGGGCGGCCGGTTACGGCACGCCGCAGACCTACGAACTGCTTGCCAGCAGCGTGCTGGATGAGGGCTGGCAGGAGTTGCCGGCCCGCGAGCGACACGAGGCGGGGCAGGGCATCCACGCCGCCTGCATGGGTATCTTCGTACGTGGCGGCACGGTGTTCAGTGCGGGCACGACCGATTGGGCGCAGGTGCTCGACAGTGGGCAGGACAGGCACGTGGAACGCATCACCGCCAACGTCATCGAGCGCCTGCTGGCGAACGGGGAGGCGCGATGAACCCGCCGCTGCTGCAGCGCATAGGCGAAGGTCCCGTGGCAGTATTCCGCGCGTTGTACCTGGGCGACATGCTGTGCGCGGTGCCGGCGTTGAAGGCGCTGCGTATGGCCTTGCCGCGCTCCCGCATAGTCCTTGTGGGCCTGCCGTGGGCCGAGCAGTTCTCCAGGCGCTACAGCGCCTATGTCGACGACTTCATCGCCTTTCCCGGCCATCCCGATCTGCCGGAACAGCCGGCGCTGCCGTACGCGCAGGAGGAATTCTATTCGCATATGCGCGGGCAGGAGTTCGCGCTGGCGTTGCAGATGCATGGCAGCGGCGAGGTCAGCAATGGAATCGTCGGTGCGTTCGGCGCCCGCGTGCAGGCCGGCTACGGCACCGTCGCCAGGTCGCCGTGCGGCACCAGGCATGCCTTGCCTTTTCCGGGACACGGGGCGGAGCCGTTGCGTTTGCTGCGGCTGGTGCGGTGGCTGGGCGCCGACGCCATTGGTTGCCGCATGGAGTTTCCGTTGATGCAGGAAGACTGGGACGAGTTGGCACAGACCGGCGCCGCGCGCGGTCTGCATGCCGGCAGTTACGTTTGCATTCATGCCGGGGCGCGCACGCGCGACAAATGCTGGCCGCCGGCGCGCTTCGCCGAAGTGGCGGACCGGTTGGCGTTCGAGCATGGGTTGAAGATCGTTCTTACCGGTTCCGCCAGCGAGGCCGATCTGGCCGATGCCGTGGCCGATCGCATGAGCACGCCCGCGATCAACGCCACGGTGCCGATGTCGGTGGGGGCGATGGCGGCGTTGATGAGCGGGGCGCGGTTGTTGATCAGCAATGACACCGGCGTGTCCCATATCGCCGCCGGCTTGGGGTTGAGGAGTGTGGTGATCTTCAGCAAAGCCGACATGGGGCGTTGGGCGCCGCTGAACCGGCGGCTGCATCGCTGCATCCGCGACCCGGAAGCGCGAAAGACGCAACTGGTGCTGGCGCAGGCGCGCTCGCTGCTGGTGGCGGCGCGGATGGCGGATGCGGCGCAGCGGCGTCATTGGGCGTGGGTGTATGCATAAGGCCTGATCGCAGAAAGTCCAACATAACACGTAGGGCGGATTAGGCGGAACGCCGTAATCGGCCATCTATGGGCCGTCGAGACGCATGCATGGCGGATTACGCTTCGCTAATCCGCCCTACGTGTCTCCGAGGTATATCTGGCTATCTGTCCGATCGTCATTTCGTGTCGCGGAAGAGCTCCAAAGCCAGCGCGATCACCTCATCGTGCCCGACATCGGCGACAAAACTGGCATCATGCGCGCAGCGCGTACGCAGATTCTCCTCGCCGCACACGGGACAGTGCACGCGCATGGATAAGGCCGGCCGCAGAAGATGCTGCGCCAGCGGACACGACTCGATCATATTCGTCAGCCAAAACACCCCAACCGCCGGCTTGCCCAGCGCTAGCGCCAGATGCAGCGGCCCGGTGTCGTTGGAGACGATCAGCTCCGCCCGGTCGAGCAAGCCGCACAGGCCCGCCAACGGCAGCCTGCCGGTCAGGTCGATCGGGCGGTGGCGCATATGCTGCACCAAGGCCCTGGCGGTGTCCGCCTCGGCCTCGGTGGCGCTGATCACGATCTGTGCGCCGGCATCCGCCAGCGCATCGGCCACGGCGGCAAACCCCGCCGGCGCCCAGCAGCGGCGCGGGTCGCTGGCGCCGGGATGCATGACCACCAGGCGCGCGCCCGCATGGTCGGGGAGTATCCGGTCGGCCATGGCGCGGTCGGCAGCGGTGACCTCCAGCTCCGGTGAAACCAGACTCGGGCGCGCGCCGGCCAGCGCAGCGATCTGCAACAACTCGATGCGGCGGTTCGCCAGGCGGCTGTAGGCGATGGTGCGGTCGAGCGGGGGAGCACCCGGCGTGGCGGCGCCGATGCTGACCGTGGCGCCGAGCGAGGCGACGAAGGCGTTCGAGTAAGTGCCGCCGCCGTACATTTGCAGCGCCAGGTCGATGCGCATGTTGCGGAGCGCCGCCACCAACTGGCGCGCGGAATCGGGAGTCGACCCGTCGGGCGGCGCGCCGATGCCCGGCAGCGCCGGCATGACGATGACGTCGCTCACGGGCCCGGGCCGCCCGTGCAGGAAACTGGCATGCCAGGGTTTGCCCAGCAGCGTGATGCGGGCAGCCGGATAGCTCGCACGCAGTCCGTGCAATGCCGGCAGGGCGAAGACGTAGTCTCCTATCGCGTTCGGACGCAATGCGACGATGTGCCGGACATCCGGCAGCGGCGAGCCCGGCGCCATCAGTTGGGCTTGCGGCGGGGCTGGCGTTCGCGCTGAAGGCGCCGGTGTCGACATGCCGGTCTCAGCCTCGTCGCGGCCGGGGCGCATCTCACTGCGGCGGCGCCGGTTGCCGTAGCACATGCGGCGCGTTGCATGCACGCTGCGTGATGGTGGTCGGCAGTTCCATGTGGTAGGCGCCCGACGGGATCATCCCGCAGCCGCCGAAGCGGGCCATGACCTGTAGCTGCGCTTGCGCGTCCTCGCCGCAATGTTCGACTGGCAGCTCCGGCCAGAAGTCGAAACCGCCGGCCGCGCGCAGTTTTTCCGTGTCGTACAGCACGCAGCCGCCTATCCACGCCACCCGGTAACATCGGCTGTTGGCGCGTGTAAGGCCGAGCCGTGATTGCACATGGAACAAGTTGGCGGCGCTGTGCAAGCGATGCCGCCGCCATGCCGGTCCGTCCGGGGCGATCGTTTCCGGCGCCACCGACGACTGCCAGAATTCGATGGCTTCCTCATCAGGACGCACGTCGCCGACGTGGCTCAGGCCGTGCAACGCGCTGCCGACGAAGCCGCATTGCTGCTCGGCGATGGTTTTCAGCAGCCGCTCGATCAGGTTGCTGTCGAGCAGCACGTCGTCATCGAGAAACAGGCAGTAGGGCGCGCGCGCCCGGGACAGCAGAAAGGCGCGCTGTTCCGCCATGCCGCGCCGTGGCAGATGGCGCGACGTGCTGACCTCGTGCCCCTGGGCAAGCAGAAAGCGCAGCGCGGCCAGTACCAAGGGTTGTTCCAGCGAACCGTCTCCGTCCGACTGGTCGGAGACGACCACCCGCAGATGCGGCGTCGTCTGTGCCGCCAGCGATATCAGCGTGGCCGTCAGCGCATGCGGACGGTTGAACGTGGGCACCAGGACATCGACCCGCCCGCTCACGGTCCGCCTCCCTGTTCGGCGGCGCGGGTTGCCGGCCTGCCGTACAGCCACGGGTTGAGCGCCGGGTCGTTGTACATCTTGAACTGGCGGTAGACCTTGAAGCGGGCGGCGCCCGAGGCCGTCTCGGCCAGCAGCCGGTCGAGGCAACCGGCCAGGTCAGCGCGTTGCGCGACAAGCCGCTCGAGCCGGGCGGCACATTCGGCCATGTGCGCCGTCCCCGCTTCGGCACGGTGCGCCTGTACGCGCATGTGGAATATTTTCAGCGCGAGTATGGACAGCCTGTCGATCATGGCGCCAGCCGTTTCACTACTCAGCCGCGCGTCGGCGTGGCCGCCGCCGGGCGGCGGGCGCGTCGACAGGGCCGACAGCCGCGCCAGCAGCGCCTCGTCGATGGCCTCGACGGCATCGTTGCGCGACTGGTTGTGGCGGTCGATCGCGCGTTTGCTCGCCGCGATGACTTCGGCGCCGACATCGGTGCGCCGCGCGCGATCTTCCTCGGCCCACAGCCGGCGGTTGTGATGATGGTTTGCGCGGATGGCGCGCCAGACGATATCCGCCTCGTCGTGGCGGTCATCAGCGCAAGCTTGCGGGCGCAGCAGCGCCTCGTCGTGGAAGCGGACGATGACGCCGACCTCCGGCAGTGAGAACAAGCGGCCTTGCATGGGACGCCGCTCAGTGGTCGCGACGACGGCCGCCACTGCCGCCGCCGTCGCTATCGTCGCGCTGCTGGTCGCCACGTTCCGCATGGTCTTGCGACGGCCCTTTGAATGCCGCGCTGACATCGGCCGGTGTCTGGAACTCCTCGTCCGGGAGCTGGTCGAGCGAAGCGCAGACGCTCTCATCTGCTCCTTGCTGCCTGGCGGTCTCGATCAGCGTCTGTTTGTCCGTGGGATAGTCGACGCCTTTTAAATACTTCTGAATCTGGATTGGATTTGCGTGTGCCATATGAATCTCCTGCATCCTCCGTGGACGCTGACGTGTATTCGACGCTGCCATTTCCACCGCGTCTGTACGTATGACCGTCGGTTGGCCGTCCCGGTTCCAGATACGCGCGCCGAACTTCGCCGGATCGAGAAAATAACCTTGATCGGCGGCAGGCACTTCTGACGTCATTGCCGGTCTAACCGAGGCGCGTGCGCACCGTGCGTGCCGGATTTGAGCCAAGGGAGCGGCAACGATGAACGAAGGCAAGGAGGGCGCACGGGACGGCGCGCGGCGAGCGGCAGAAGACCTGGGGGTGGGTAACGCCGGCCTGCGGTGGAGCGCGTGGTGGCGTCCGCTGCCGGGCGAGGCCGCGTATGACATGTGGTGCCTGCTGCTCGGCTACCGCTGGCGCATCGTCGCGGCGCTGCTGGTGCTGGTGCTTGCCAAGGCCGCGACCGTCGCCGTGCCGTTGCTGCTCAAACGCATCATCGAGGCGCTGTCCGCTCCGGTGCAACTGGCCGCGCTGCCGCTGGCCCTGCTGGCAGGCTATGCGCTGCTGCGCTTCGCCGCCACCTTGCTCAACGAGCTACGCGACCTGCTGTTTTCGCGTGTGGCGCAAAGCACGGTGGCTTTGTACGCGCAGAAGACCTTCGTTCACCTGCATGCGCTGGGGGCGCGCTTCCATACGCGGCGCCAGATCGGCGGCTTGCTGCCGGACATAGACCGCGGCACCAGCGCCATCGCTTTCCTGCTGGGCGTCGGACTGTTCACCCTGGTGCCGACCTTGATCGAGATCGCCATGGTGCTGGCGGTCATGCTGGCGCGCTATAGCGGTTGGTTCGCCGCCACCATCGCGCTGACCTTTGTGGCCTACGGCGGCTACACGCTGTTGTTTACGGCGCGCCGCAGCACCCACCAGCGCCGCGTCAACAAGCTGGACTCGCACGCCAAGAGCCGCCTGGCCGACAGCCTGATCAACTATGAAACCATCAAGTATTTCTGCAACGAGGCGCTGGAGGCGCGCCAGTTCGCGGCCATCATGCAGCACTGGCGCGAGGCGGTCGGCCACAACCAGCGCGCGCTGTTCATCCTGCATGTCGGGCAGAGCGCCATCATCGCCGCCGGTGTCGCCGCCGTCATGCTGCTGGCCGGCGACGCCGTCTGGCGCGGCCGCATGACGGTGGGCGACCTGGTGCTGGTCAATGCCTACGTGTTGCAGGTTTGCCTGCCGCTGAACGCGCTCGGCTTCATCTACCGCGAGACGCGCGACGCCAGGGTCAACGTCGAGCGCCTGTTCGCGCTGCTGGGCGAGCGGCCCGAAGTGGACGAATCGGCGCCGCTGCCCGCGCTGCGGACGGCCGGCGGCGAGCTGGTGTTCGAGGGCGTCGGGTTTCACTACGAGGCCGAGCGGCCGCTGCTGAGCGATATCAGCCTGCGCATCGCGCCGGGCCGCACGCTGGCCGTGGTCGGCAGCAGCGGTTCCGGCAAGTCGACCCTGGCGCGCTTGCTGCTGCGTTTTTACGATCCCACGGCCGGCCGCATCCTGGTCGACGGCCAGGATATCCGCGCCGTCAGTCCGACCAGCCTGCGCCAGGCGATCGGCGTGGTGCCGCAGGAGACCGTGCTGTTCAACGACACCATCGCCTACAACATCGGCTACGGCCGCGTCGGCGCCGGCCCGGCGGAAGTGGAGCAGGCCGCCCGCGCCGCCCATCTGCACGATTTCATCGCCGCGCTGCCGCAGGGGTACGACACGCTGGTGGGCGAGCGCGGCGTCATGCTGTCGGGCGGCGAGCGCCAGCGCCTGGCCATCGCCCGCATCGTGCTGAAGAATCCGCCGATGCTGATTTTCGACGAAGCCACGTCCGCGCTTGATCCAGCTTCAGAACACGCGATTCAGCTGGAACTTAACCGCCTGTCAAAAAATCGAAGCATTATGATCATCGCGCACCGGCTCTCGACGGTCGTCGGCGCCGACGAAATCATCGTGCTGGAACACGGTCGCATCGAGGAGCGCGGCACCCATGCCGAGCTGCTCAGGCAGCAGGGCTTTTATGCGCGGCTGTGGCAGCTCCAGCAACGGGTGGAACAGGAAACGGCGCAACGTCACGTGGTGTTTTGAACCGGAGGTGGAATGAAACAACTGGCAATCTCGGGGGAGCGCCCATGCGTGCGCTAGACATCCTGACCTGGCATACGCACGGCAGCTATCTCTTCTATCTGAGCCAGGCGCCGCACCGCTTCCACGTGGTGTCGCGGCCCGGACGTCCGCCGGGGTATGGCGGACGTTGCGGTGATATGCCCTGGGCAGACAACGTCATCGACCTGCCGTCCGCGCAGGTGCGACGGCGCCATTTCGATTGCATCATCTACCAGGACGATCCGCAGTACTTCCGCGACCAGTACGAGCTGCTGACACCCGAACAACGCCATCTGCCGCGTATCTACATCGAACACGACACGCCCCGTCCCCACGCGACCGATACGGTGCACCCGGTCGACGACCCCGGCCTGCTGCTGGTGCATGTGACGCCCTACAACGCGCTGATGTGGGACAGCGGACGCACGCCATGCACGGTGATCGAGCACGGCGTGAGCGTGCCGTCCGGGATCGCCTATCGCGGCGGACGCGAGCGCGGGCTGGTGGTGGTCAATCATCTGGCCCGGCGCGGACGCCGGCTCGGCGCCGACCTGTTCGCGGCCGCGCGCGCCCAGGTGCCGCTGGACCTGGTCGGCATGGGTTCCGACGAGCTGGACGGCCTCGGCGAGATCGCGCATGGGCAACTGCCGGATTTCATGGCCGACTACCGCTGGTTCTTCCATCCGGCGCGCTACACCAGCCTCGGGCTGGCAGTGATCGAAGCCATGATGGTCGGCCTGCCGGTGGTCGGACTGGCCACGACGGAACTGCCGACCGTGATCGAGAACGGCCGCAGCGGCTTCATCGACACCCGGCCCGAGCGGCTGATCGACGCCATGCGCGCGCTGTTGTGCGAGCCGGGTCTGGCGCGCGAACTGGGCATGCGCGGCCGCGCCATTGCGCGGGAACGCTTTCATATCGACCGTTTTGTCGCCGACTGGAACCGCACGCTGACGCGCGTGACCGGACTTTAATCAGGAGCCTTTGCCATGCTGAAAATTGCCATCATCAGTGATCACGCCTCGCCGCTGGCCGCGCCGGGAAGCATCGACAGCGGCGGCCAGAATGTCTATGTCGCGCATCTGGCCTGCCAGTTGGCCCGGCTCGGCTGCGCGGTCGACATCTTCACGCGGCGCGACAGCCCGGGCCAGGCGCTGCTGACGCACTGGCAGCGCAATGTGCGCGTGATCCACGTGCCGGCCGGCCCCGCCGGCTTTGTCAGCAAGGAGGACATGCTGCCGCACATGGAGCAGTTCGCCCGCTTCGTGGTGGGTTTCGCGCGCGACCAGCGGCCCCGCTATGACATTGTGCACGCCAATTTCTTCATGTCCGGGCAGGTCGCGCGGGAGCTGCGGCGCGCGCTTGGCATCCCGTATGTGGTCACGTTCCACGCGCTCGGCATGGTCAGGCGCATGGCGCAGCGCGGCGCCGACGGTTTTCCCGACGAACGCGTGGCGCTCGAGCGCGCGCTGATGCGCGACGCCGACCGCGTCATCGCCGAGTGCCGGCAAGACCTGCAGGACATGGTGCGCCTGTACGGCGCCCGGCGCGCCAACATCGACATCGTGCCGTGCGGCTTCGATCCGCTGACCTTGTGGCCGGTGCGCGAGCGCGCCCGCGCCAGGCTGGGACTGGCGGAGGACGACTTCATCGTGCTGCAACTGGGCCGCATGGTGCCGCGCAAGGGCATCGACACGGTCATCGAAGGGGTCGCCGAGCTGGCCGCGCGCCACGGCGTGCGGGCGCGCCTGCTGGTGGTCGGCGGCGCGGCGCCACCCGGCGGCGGGCACGACACCGCCGAACTGCGCTCGCTGATGGCGCTCACCGATCGGCTCGGCCTGGGGCAGCAGGTCACCTTCACGGGGCCGAAGGCGCCGGCCGAATTGCGCTACTGGTACAGCGCGGCCGACGTGTTCGTCACGACGCCCTGGTACGAGCCCTTCGGCATCACGCCGGTGGAGGCGATGGCGTGCGCCACGCCGGTCATCGGCGCGGCGGTGGGCGGCATCAAAAGCACGGTGGTCGACGGCCGCACCGGCTATCTGATCGCGCCGCGCGACCCGGTGCAGCTGGCCGCGCGGCTGCACCGGCTGTATGCCGACCCGGACCACGCGCGCAAGCTCGGCCGCGCCGGTTGGCGGCGCGCGCATCGCTACTACACCTGGCGCGGCGTCGCCCAGCGCATCCTGTCGGTCTACGAGGGCGTGGTCGCGAGGAACGCGCGCCAGGCCGCCGGCGCCGGCAAGACCGAAAGGGCCGCGCAGCTTGGACCGGTTGAGCGGCTGGAGGAGACGGCCAGCGCGCCGACACAGGAGTTTACCTTGGGAGGAACCTCGTAATGCAAAGCGATCTCGATACTAGTCTGGAGGGCAGGGTGGTGCTGGTGACAGGCGGCGCCAGCGGCCTGGGCGAGGCACTGTGCCGGTTGCTGGCGGGCGCCGGCGCGTGCGTCACGGTGGCCGATCTCGACGGCGAGAAGGCCGGCGCGCTGGCGCAGGCGCTGCGCAAGAAGGGCTTGCGCGCCGACTCCGCCGGCCTGGACGTCGGCGACGCCGGCGCGGCCGCGCGTATCGTCGGCCAAACCGTCGGCCGCTGGGGCCGGTTCGATATCTTGATCAACAACGCCGGCACGGACCGGACCTTGCCGATGACGGAGCTGGCGCCGGCCGACTGGCTGCGTGTCATCGGGACCAACCTGAACGGGCCTTTCTTCCTGGCGCGCGGCGCCGCCCTGCACATGAT is part of the Oxalobacteraceae bacterium OTU3CAMAD1 genome and encodes:
- a CDS encoding SDR family oxidoreductase, giving the protein MQSDLDTSLEGRVVLVTGGASGLGEALCRLLAGAGACVTVADLDGEKAGALAQALRKKGLRADSAGLDVGDAGAAARIVGQTVGRWGRFDILINNAGTDRTLPMTELAPADWLRVIGTNLNGPFFLARGAALHMMEAGGGHIVNVASTAAKRAWPNASAYHASKWGLLGLSHAMHAELRPHGIKVTAVVAGGMRTPFLLDRFPDLDPETLQDPMNVARAIKAVLLLPAESVVAELTVLPLRETSWP